A window of the Acidobacteriota bacterium genome harbors these coding sequences:
- a CDS encoding response regulator, with protein MIRAVCSRDAGFSGGCRLPLDAGRLVTIVVFVVLAGTGTGLCGTGGRRGDQAGGPWASVVGQGWVHLPRPATHYRAASRRGGGPPRHDGPDLRRRFVGPGPMTVHRAPGSAAFEFGAADRTRVAEGDGDRPAELDVPASFRHRWWLLGSVLLAAVVLAVGVVRWRLRAVQRRARELEEYVERRTRQLERLNDELTQAVEARSRFLATVSHEIRTPMNGVMAIAQLLEGTELSDEQRELVDLLGSSGRALMTLLNGVLDLSKLEAGGLALDPRPIDPRGICEDVVRLFAPQAAARGIFLAAVADPRACRTVAADEQRLRQVLGNLVGNAVKFTERGHVLVRLGWLAGGSAGSELMVEVVDSGPGLGEAEIPRLFEPFFQQASARGRPGGSGLGLAICKGLVEAMGGRIGAAARNGGGSRFWFTLPVDSEEAVSAPRLDGVEVLVDLEDEAVARDLARALAAMGARVDVGDAGAEVQCPAGGLSWVLVGRRRGERAVDRLRRIADAAGGRSRLVWLAPPAGEGWTGGEDLESDVRKLAGPLLSWKVAAMLLDDPPLVQKERRQWCVGGFEGHVLVVDDNPVNLEVAARIVQRLGCRVSRAVDGRQALDRLEAGDVDLVLMDCQMPAMDGYEATREIRKIPSLGNLPVVAVTAATSVEDREQCERAGMNDYLSKPVSVESIERVLRQWLGPRTAS; from the coding sequence TTGATTCGGGCGGTATGCAGCAGGGACGCCGGGTTTTCGGGAGGCTGTCGACTTCCTCTCGATGCCGGGCGCCTGGTGACTATCGTGGTTTTCGTGGTGCTGGCCGGCACCGGCACCGGACTTTGCGGGACCGGTGGGAGGCGGGGTGACCAGGCCGGGGGTCCGTGGGCTTCCGTGGTGGGGCAAGGATGGGTGCATCTCCCACGCCCCGCCACGCACTACCGGGCGGCCTCGCGCCGCGGCGGGGGGCCGCCCCGGCACGACGGTCCCGATCTTCGCCGCCGTTTCGTGGGCCCCGGCCCGATGACGGTCCACCGGGCGCCGGGCAGCGCAGCGTTCGAGTTCGGGGCGGCGGATCGGACACGCGTGGCGGAGGGAGATGGGGACCGGCCGGCGGAACTCGATGTCCCGGCCTCCTTCCGGCATCGGTGGTGGCTGCTTGGGAGCGTGCTGCTGGCGGCGGTGGTGCTGGCGGTCGGGGTCGTTCGCTGGCGCCTGCGGGCCGTGCAGCGCCGCGCCCGCGAGTTGGAAGAATATGTCGAACGCAGAACCCGCCAGCTCGAGCGGCTCAACGACGAGCTGACCCAGGCTGTCGAAGCCCGCAGCCGCTTCCTCGCCACGGTGAGTCACGAGATCCGCACGCCGATGAACGGCGTGATGGCCATCGCTCAACTCCTCGAGGGCACCGAGTTGAGCGACGAACAGAGGGAACTGGTCGATCTGCTCGGATCCTCCGGCCGGGCGTTGATGACCTTGCTCAACGGGGTGCTCGATCTGTCGAAACTCGAAGCGGGAGGGCTGGCACTCGATCCCCGGCCGATCGATCCTCGAGGCATTTGCGAAGACGTCGTCCGGCTTTTCGCTCCCCAGGCCGCGGCCCGGGGGATCTTCCTGGCGGCGGTCGCCGATCCGCGGGCCTGCCGCACCGTCGCCGCCGACGAACAGCGACTGCGCCAGGTACTGGGCAATCTCGTGGGCAACGCGGTGAAGTTCACCGAGCGGGGCCATGTGCTCGTGCGCCTGGGATGGCTGGCGGGCGGCTCCGCGGGTTCGGAACTCATGGTGGAGGTCGTCGACAGCGGGCCCGGACTTGGCGAGGCGGAGATCCCGCGGCTCTTCGAGCCCTTCTTCCAGCAGGCTTCGGCTCGCGGTCGGCCCGGAGGATCGGGGTTGGGCCTGGCGATCTGCAAGGGCCTGGTGGAGGCCATGGGAGGGCGGATCGGTGCGGCGGCCCGGAACGGGGGCGGGAGCCGCTTCTGGTTCACGCTGCCTGTGGATTCCGAAGAGGCCGTCTCGGCGCCGCGCCTCGATGGCGTCGAGGTGCTCGTCGACCTGGAGGACGAGGCGGTGGCCCGCGATCTGGCCCGGGCGCTGGCCGCCATGGGGGCCCGGGTCGACGTGGGCGACGCAGGCGCCGAAGTGCAGTGCCCCGCGGGTGGCTTGTCGTGGGTCCTGGTGGGACGTCGGCGGGGCGAGCGGGCGGTCGATCGCTTGCGGCGGATCGCGGATGCCGCGGGGGGGAGAAGCCGCCTGGTGTGGCTGGCGCCTCCCGCCGGAGAGGGCTGGACCGGCGGTGAAGATCTGGAGTCGGACGTGCGCAAGCTGGCCGGGCCGCTGTTGTCCTGGAAGGTGGCGGCCATGCTGCTCGACGATCCGCCCCTCGTCCAGAAGGAGCGTCGGCAGTGGTGCGTGGGAGGGTTCGAAGGGCATGTGCTCGTGGTCGATGACAACCCGGTCAACCTGGAGGTGGCTGCACGGATCGTGCAGCGCCTCGGCTGCCGGGTGTCCCGGGCGGTCGACGGCCGGCAAGCCCTGGATCGACTCGAGGCGGGCGACGTGGATCTCGTGCTGATGGACTGCCAGATGCCCGCGATGGACGGCTACGAGGCCACCCGGGAGATCCGGAAGATCCCGAGCCTGGGGAATCTGCCCGTCGTGGCGGTGACGGCGGCCACGTCGGTCGAGGATCGCGAACAGTGTGAGCGGGCCGGCATGAATGACTACCTGAGCAAGCCGGTCAGCGTCGAATCCATCGAACGGGTGCTCCGGCAGTGGCTCGGGCCGCGGACCGCGTCGTGA
- a CDS encoding PilZ domain-containing protein codes for MTRVLLVDDARLMAELEGTALGRSSFELVPVRAGQDIVALATRLRPDVILLRNGESFPDALEACRALEAEPATRGIPVVYIGLGLHRQRYLAAGVKVFIPRPVTRHELQEAMRHVLALRDRVALRRSVRLAVRLVLADQVVEGRSVNLSITGALLDLRRRVEPGERGTLCFTAAGRQVELSTEVVRCGPGPGLDKGVGVRFVNIDAHTAAWLSRFVRTEGERRAAVAGGEPAR; via the coding sequence ATGACCAGGGTGCTCCTCGTCGATGATGCGCGCCTGATGGCGGAGCTGGAAGGCACGGCTCTCGGCCGCTCCAGTTTCGAACTGGTTCCCGTGCGCGCCGGCCAGGACATCGTGGCCCTGGCGACGCGGTTGCGCCCCGACGTCATCCTGCTGCGCAACGGCGAGAGTTTCCCCGACGCCCTCGAGGCCTGCCGCGCCCTCGAGGCCGAGCCGGCGACCCGCGGGATCCCGGTGGTCTACATCGGCCTGGGTCTTCATCGTCAGCGCTACCTGGCGGCCGGTGTGAAGGTCTTCATTCCGCGGCCGGTGACGCGCCACGAGCTGCAGGAGGCCATGCGCCACGTGCTCGCCCTGAGGGACCGGGTGGCGTTGCGCCGCAGTGTGCGCCTGGCCGTCCGCCTGGTACTGGCGGACCAGGTGGTGGAAGGCCGCAGCGTCAACCTCTCCATCACGGGGGCCCTGCTCGACCTGCGTCGCCGCGTGGAGCCGGGAGAGAGAGGCACGCTCTGCTTTACCGCCGCCGGTCGACAGGTGGAACTGAGCACCGAGGTGGTGCGCTGTGGACCGGGTCCGGGGCTCGACAAGGGAGTGGGCGTTCGTTTCGTCAACATCGACGCCCACACCGCCGCCTGGCTCAGTCGCTTCGTCCGTACCGAGGGAGAGCGGCGGGCGGCCGTGGCCGGCGGAGAGCCGGCCCGATGA
- a CDS encoding response regulator: MNAAPRILLVDDDREILEMTSLLLAGAGYGVEPAPSGEEALFRLHQQSFDLVLLDINMPRMDGWEVLRLLKEDEATRDVPVIMFSVNFELREKLHALQQGAVDYITKPFDTRTLVERIAGVLPAAAKGSE; encoded by the coding sequence ATGAACGCGGCGCCCCGGATCCTCCTGGTGGACGACGACCGGGAGATTCTCGAGATGACCTCCCTGCTGTTGGCCGGGGCCGGCTACGGCGTCGAGCCGGCGCCTTCGGGGGAAGAGGCTCTCTTTCGCCTGCACCAGCAGAGCTTCGACCTGGTGTTGCTCGACATCAACATGCCGCGGATGGACGGCTGGGAGGTGCTTCGCCTGCTCAAGGAGGACGAGGCCACCCGGGATGTTCCGGTGATCATGTTCTCGGTGAATTTCGAGCTGCGGGAAAAACTTCATGCGCTCCAGCAGGGTGCGGTCGATTACATCACCAAGCCCTTCGACACGCGGACCCTGGTCGAGCGGATCGCGGGAGTCCTTCCCGCCGCGGCGAAGGGGTCCGAGTGA
- a CDS encoding EAL domain-containing protein — translation MKPASGDDFHRLRTAFLRLRAALRDPTTGLYAYSLHFDEVRALLTRRRRVGVVWIGLGDRRLVESVYGWEAYDRLIAEASTCLAGLRGEVFADEGILAVAGVHADAFLLFTPAFQDAAELAPDSLARLADVLRDRLEVALAKAEAALPAVPAPIRVGASLIEDNPFHRFERQVYLAIDEARTLAERPRDSERLAWMAEIQRVLRERDLQAVFQPVVDLVSAAPVGLEAFVRGRPGSVLALPRVLFSVGRRSGLAGELDRLCLERIVEALEQGETPPLLFVNVTPEGLADSRWRSAGLIERLAGAGLSPSKIVLEVVEGQILGDPRNYRDLIDDLRAVGYRLSLDDMGSSARSVSLVEDLRPEFIKFDFSLLRGAGSEPLQRELIRSLVSLAGRAGARLVAERIESEEERDFLVDCGARWGQGYYFAREGAPAAYRPGAAGRPA, via the coding sequence GTGAAACCCGCCTCCGGCGATGACTTTCACCGCCTGAGAACGGCCTTTCTCAGGTTGCGGGCCGCTCTGCGCGACCCGACGACGGGGCTCTACGCCTACAGTCTCCATTTCGACGAGGTGCGGGCCCTGCTCACCCGCCGCCGGCGGGTGGGAGTGGTGTGGATCGGCCTGGGAGACCGGCGACTGGTGGAATCGGTCTACGGCTGGGAGGCCTACGATCGACTGATTGCCGAGGCCTCCACCTGCCTGGCCGGCTTGCGGGGGGAGGTCTTCGCCGACGAGGGCATTCTCGCCGTGGCCGGGGTGCATGCGGATGCGTTTCTACTCTTCACGCCGGCATTCCAGGACGCCGCCGAGTTGGCGCCCGACTCCCTCGCCCGCCTGGCCGATGTCCTGCGCGATCGCCTGGAGGTCGCCCTGGCCAAGGCGGAGGCCGCTTTGCCGGCGGTGCCCGCGCCGATCCGGGTGGGCGCTTCCCTGATCGAGGACAACCCTTTCCATCGCTTCGAGCGGCAGGTCTACCTGGCCATCGACGAGGCGCGGACCCTGGCCGAGCGGCCGCGGGATTCCGAACGTCTGGCCTGGATGGCGGAGATTCAGCGTGTGCTGCGGGAAAGGGACCTGCAGGCCGTTTTTCAGCCGGTGGTGGACCTGGTCAGCGCCGCGCCCGTAGGGCTCGAAGCCTTCGTTCGCGGTCGTCCCGGTTCGGTGCTGGCCCTGCCGCGCGTGCTCTTCTCCGTCGGTCGCCGTTCGGGGCTGGCCGGGGAACTCGATCGCCTCTGCCTCGAGCGCATCGTCGAGGCGCTCGAACAGGGTGAGACGCCGCCTTTGTTGTTCGTCAATGTCACGCCCGAGGGATTGGCCGATTCCCGGTGGCGCTCGGCAGGGCTGATCGAGCGGCTGGCGGGTGCGGGCCTTTCCCCCTCGAAGATCGTTCTCGAGGTGGTGGAAGGGCAGATCCTCGGCGACCCCCGGAATTACCGCGATCTGATCGACGACCTGCGGGCGGTGGGCTATCGCCTCTCCCTCGACGACATGGGTTCGTCGGCCCGTTCGGTGAGCCTGGTCGAGGATCTGCGCCCCGAGTTCATCAAGTTCGATTTCTCCCTGCTCCGGGGAGCGGGGAGTGAGCCGCTGCAGAGAGAACTGATTCGCTCCCTGGTGTCACTCGCCGGCCGGGCGGGCGCGCGGCTGGTGGCCGAGCGCATCGAGAGCGAGGAAGAACGGGATTTCCTGGTCGACTGCGGCGCCCGCTGGGGACAGGGCTACTACTTTGCCCGGGAGGGAGCCCCGGCGGCCTATCGGCCGGGAGCCGCGGGGAGGCCGGCGTGA
- a CDS encoding PAS domain-containing sensor histidine kinase, whose protein sequence is MIALATWETLALLAGALLPGLLLALVGLLLFFAGLGLGRRWPAGSVRRLVQALRDLASGRPVRALEDLPPGPAAEVGEEIQRLAAALGERERGGGGHSARLAEALDAFGDRGLLVVDRELRVLAAGEGFARLVGGRPGDFVGHPVAGVFTTESWQTLAAWLTAPEGLTEGGRMNAALRRAAGEPRAVRVAGVVLPGARGEIALLVEVAGDEQESGARLERRLEEARALTDAVAEAIVVVRDGVVVALSSGAERWLGSAVLGERLERLLAAEDLLLALDRVGRAQGGESVEPFHCWVVPPAPQDPRRVEARAVPCHHDGGPAVALALRAAAARLPRPRRSRDNEARLLALLETLTDGFVLLTPAPGDGWQVSLVNPHTTRLLGGSPALDPGMNEEDLARVLEGCLGTPAGSLREFLAAPPAAAAEPRTRVVEPAGAPPRSIELSLRAVRTAEGRLIGKVLVLRDVTAQRRRERRLAGSAEQLEHSRRTLQKAYEDLAAANRNLEQRSGELARMNKELVELDRTRAQLLANISHELQTPLVSIRGYTQMVLEGRLGKINEEQRRGLEVAVRNVDRMVEMISALLAYARSEKAEPADPEPTDPRPVLAEVLDRHRENAAAHEITIEARPVPEGLWLMAEQEALLQVLDNLVANAIKYNRRGGKVEVGFSAEEGPWVELAVRDTGLGIAADEVGKVFDRFYRARNATGISGTGIGLATVRNLVEQHGGRIEVESEVGRGTVFRVHWPRAEVRDAQSS, encoded by the coding sequence GTGATCGCTCTCGCGACATGGGAGACCCTGGCCCTGCTGGCCGGAGCGCTCCTGCCGGGGTTGCTGCTGGCCCTGGTCGGTCTGCTGCTCTTCTTCGCCGGTCTCGGCCTCGGCCGGCGCTGGCCGGCGGGCAGTGTGCGTCGCTTGGTACAGGCCCTGCGCGACCTGGCTTCGGGCCGCCCGGTCAGGGCACTCGAGGATCTGCCCCCGGGGCCGGCCGCCGAAGTCGGTGAGGAGATCCAGAGGCTGGCCGCGGCTCTCGGAGAGCGGGAGCGTGGCGGGGGCGGGCACTCGGCCCGCTTGGCCGAGGCTCTCGACGCCTTTGGGGACCGGGGCCTGCTGGTGGTGGATCGCGAACTGCGGGTACTGGCGGCGGGAGAGGGCTTCGCGCGCCTGGTGGGGGGACGTCCCGGCGACTTCGTGGGCCATCCCGTCGCGGGCGTTTTCACCACCGAGAGCTGGCAGACCCTGGCGGCCTGGCTGACCGCGCCCGAGGGTCTGACGGAGGGCGGGCGGATGAACGCCGCCCTGCGCCGTGCCGCCGGCGAGCCTCGGGCGGTGCGCGTCGCCGGCGTCGTGTTGCCCGGCGCCCGGGGCGAGATCGCGTTGCTCGTCGAGGTGGCGGGCGACGAGCAGGAGAGCGGCGCCCGGCTCGAGCGTCGGCTCGAAGAGGCCCGAGCCCTGACCGATGCGGTGGCCGAGGCCATCGTTGTGGTCCGGGACGGCGTGGTGGTGGCGCTGAGTTCCGGTGCGGAACGGTGGCTGGGGAGCGCGGTGCTCGGTGAGCGTCTCGAACGCCTGCTGGCCGCCGAGGATCTTCTGCTGGCCCTCGATCGGGTGGGGCGGGCCCAGGGGGGCGAGTCGGTCGAGCCCTTCCACTGCTGGGTCGTGCCGCCGGCGCCCCAGGATCCCCGCCGGGTGGAGGCCCGGGCGGTGCCCTGTCACCACGATGGCGGTCCCGCGGTGGCCCTGGCGCTGCGGGCGGCGGCCGCCCGCCTCCCGCGCCCCCGGCGCAGCCGCGACAACGAGGCCCGGCTGCTGGCCCTGCTCGAGACCCTGACCGACGGATTCGTCCTGCTCACACCGGCTCCGGGGGATGGCTGGCAGGTTTCCCTGGTCAATCCCCACACCACGCGCCTGCTGGGCGGGAGCCCCGCCCTGGATCCGGGAATGAACGAGGAGGATCTGGCCCGGGTTCTCGAGGGTTGCCTGGGCACGCCGGCCGGGAGCCTGCGGGAATTTCTCGCCGCGCCCCCCGCCGCGGCGGCCGAGCCTCGGACCCGCGTCGTCGAGCCGGCCGGTGCGCCGCCGCGCAGCATCGAACTCTCTCTCCGGGCGGTGCGCACGGCGGAAGGGCGCCTGATCGGCAAGGTGCTGGTGCTGCGCGACGTGACCGCCCAGCGCCGCCGGGAGCGCCGGCTCGCGGGCAGTGCCGAGCAGCTCGAACACTCCCGCCGCACCCTGCAGAAGGCCTACGAGGACCTGGCCGCGGCCAACCGCAACCTGGAGCAACGCAGCGGTGAACTGGCCCGCATGAACAAGGAACTGGTGGAACTCGACCGCACCCGGGCGCAGCTTCTGGCCAACATCTCCCACGAACTGCAGACCCCGCTGGTGTCGATCCGCGGCTACACCCAGATGGTGCTCGAGGGCCGGCTGGGCAAGATCAACGAAGAGCAGCGCCGGGGGCTCGAGGTGGCGGTGCGCAACGTGGATCGGATGGTGGAGATGATCTCCGCCCTGCTGGCCTACGCCCGTTCGGAGAAGGCCGAGCCCGCCGACCCGGAACCCACCGACCCGCGGCCCGTGCTGGCGGAGGTGCTCGACCGGCACCGGGAGAACGCCGCGGCCCACGAAATTACGATCGAGGCCCGGCCGGTGCCCGAGGGGCTGTGGCTGATGGCCGAGCAGGAGGCCCTGCTGCAGGTGCTCGACAACCTGGTGGCGAACGCCATCAAGTACAACCGTCGGGGCGGCAAGGTGGAGGTGGGCTTCTCGGCGGAAGAGGGCCCGTGGGTCGAGCTGGCGGTACGGGATACGGGGCTGGGTATCGCGGCCGACGAGGTGGGCAAGGTCTTCGATCGCTTCTATCGGGCGCGGAACGCGACGGGCATTTCGGGCACCGGTATCGGCCTGGCCACCGTGCGCAACCTGGTCGAGCAGCATGGCGGCCGGATCGAGGTGGAAAGCGAGGTGGGCCGGGGGACGGTCTTCAGGGTCCACTGGCCGCGCGCGGAAGTGCGCGATGCTCAGTCGTCCTGA
- a CDS encoding RNA methyltransferase produces MFRLPEALKSSSHPLVRQARLLGRQPRRRREAGLFLIEGPTALAEALAAGSRPVWVLVASPHIGQEPYRSLIQRLLGEEVPVQPVQRDLLERTAPTSHGPGLLAACRLPATADDPRTVLDRRTSGLVVVCWKIQDPGNLGTLVRSAAAFGAGGLVAVAGADPWSPKAVRSSAGAIHRLPTARATDAAILLERLEQDGQPLVAALPRGGVTPSALSWEGAPRLLLGAEVAGLPEALVSAATTVSIPMEAGSESLSVAVAGSILLETAARLRRKDISGAGGPTGSGRPGSQDD; encoded by the coding sequence ATGTTTCGATTGCCCGAGGCCCTCAAGTCCTCGTCCCATCCCCTGGTCCGCCAGGCCCGGCTTCTCGGCCGGCAGCCCCGTCGGCGACGGGAGGCCGGACTGTTCCTGATCGAGGGTCCCACCGCCCTGGCCGAGGCCCTGGCCGCAGGGAGTCGGCCGGTATGGGTCTTGGTGGCCTCCCCGCACATCGGGCAGGAGCCCTACCGGAGCCTGATCCAGCGCCTGCTGGGCGAAGAGGTTCCCGTCCAGCCCGTCCAGCGGGACCTGCTCGAGCGCACGGCGCCGACCTCCCACGGCCCCGGCCTGCTGGCCGCCTGCCGCTTGCCCGCCACGGCGGACGACCCCCGGACCGTACTGGACCGGCGGACGTCGGGTCTCGTGGTGGTGTGCTGGAAGATCCAGGATCCGGGTAACCTGGGCACCCTGGTCCGCTCGGCGGCCGCCTTCGGTGCCGGGGGCCTGGTGGCGGTGGCAGGAGCCGACCCCTGGAGTCCCAAGGCGGTGCGCTCGAGCGCGGGAGCGATCCACCGTCTCCCCACCGCCCGCGCCACCGACGCCGCCATCCTGCTCGAGCGACTCGAACAGGACGGCCAGCCGCTGGTCGCCGCCCTGCCCCGGGGGGGCGTGACGCCCTCGGCATTGAGCTGGGAGGGGGCGCCACGGCTGCTGCTCGGCGCTGAAGTCGCCGGGCTGCCGGAAGCCCTGGTCAGCGCGGCCACGACCGTGAGCATCCCCATGGAAGCCGGCAGCGAGTCGCTCTCGGTGGCGGTGGCGGGATCGATCCTGCTGGAGACCGCGGCCCGTCTGCGGCGGAAAGACATTTCGGGCGCAGGCGGTCCCACGGGATCGGGAAGACCGGGGAGTCAGGACGACTGA
- a CDS encoding L-threonylcarbamoyladenylate synthase, whose protein sequence is MDRFLDFSADEIGVAAAAGWLRSGGLLIYPTETFYALGCDPRRADAVAALRRLKGRSEAKALPLLAGSLEQVGQAAPGWRRWPRARRWAESFWPGPLSLVLDGSVLLAAGVRAADGSVALRWTSNGIAAALALELGYPVVATSANAAGAPACDRPARALEALGSGPLAVLDGGVSPGGAPSTLVDPRRDPPRLIRSGALDPSRLGLAAGDAHSFPG, encoded by the coding sequence ATGGACCGTTTCCTGGACTTTTCCGCAGACGAGATCGGCGTGGCCGCCGCTGCCGGTTGGCTGCGCAGTGGCGGGCTCCTGATCTATCCCACCGAGACCTTCTACGCCCTGGGGTGCGATCCGCGGCGGGCCGACGCGGTCGCCGCCCTCCGGCGGCTCAAGGGCCGCTCGGAGGCCAAGGCCCTGCCCCTGCTGGCCGGCAGCCTCGAACAGGTCGGTCAGGCGGCCCCGGGGTGGCGCCGCTGGCCGAGGGCCCGCCGCTGGGCGGAGAGTTTCTGGCCGGGGCCCCTTTCCCTGGTGCTCGACGGCAGCGTGCTGCTGGCCGCCGGCGTGCGCGCCGCCGACGGCTCGGTGGCCCTCCGCTGGACCTCGAACGGGATCGCCGCCGCGCTGGCCCTGGAATTGGGCTATCCCGTGGTCGCCACTTCCGCCAACGCGGCGGGCGCGCCTGCGTGCGATCGACCGGCACGGGCTCTCGAGGCTCTGGGAAGCGGGCCCCTGGCCGTGCTGGACGGGGGCGTCAGCCCCGGCGGCGCGCCTTCCACCCTCGTCGACCCCCGACGGGATCCTCCCCGGCTGATCCGGAGCGGTGCCCTCGATCCGAGCCGCCTCGGCCTGGCCGCGGGGGACGCGCATTCTTTTCCGGGGTAG
- a CDS encoding alkaline phosphatase family protein, which produces MHRFRCLRGVFLVVLFASVLLAAPPSGAAPEVMVLGFDGADPGLVQRYMDEGLLPHLQALAREGHFAPLMPTNPPQTPVSWAAFSTGLNPGRTEIFDFLYKKKNSYVPDFALATAGKKVFLFGERNGQVVAAAAGVSLALLVLLLLKLLGLRWLTAFGVALVAGGAAAVLVVGPATAWLPVEVPTATNNRQGTPFWTLAAAAGKKVGVVRVPVTFPAEALPAGSTMLSGLGVPDMRRRVGSPTLFTSDLSFRNRQNQFSLEFKELPARRGVMETSLIGPFNYPFHVFVLERAREQWKAQGLSAAERKEKEKALVAQLLEDGQPREFNLPLHLEVDDRSLRWEISGQKGELHVGEWSDWVILDFPVNWVIDRLQPLRGMGRFKLVALEPELQLYFSPVNFHPSCHPVNYSWPPDWAEKMSRKIGLFKTQGWAIDTWSPPSGVGGIDLFVEDMNFTVDAYERMMDAALAEGDIDVYVQIFYFTDRAGHMFWQQLDPQHPLYDPELADKYEQEMRKVYQRMDRLVGKARRAAGEDTLFLVLSDHGFSSFRRQININTWLYQHGYLALSGQVGTRNLEQLFDKHVTQVNVLSGIDWSRTRAWAMGLGSIYINVVGREPQGIVMPGEEYDRLVAELKEGLEGAVDEATGLKPVARIYTRDEMYEGYDPDKIADLRMANILGYRVSWQDALGGLSTRVFEDNERVWSGDHCSLDPAEVRGILFVNRQLKVEDPAIMDIAPSILATLGLEPDARLDGRVIW; this is translated from the coding sequence ATGCACAGATTCCGCTGCCTGCGCGGCGTTTTCCTCGTCGTCCTCTTCGCGTCGGTCCTGCTCGCCGCCCCACCGAGTGGAGCCGCGCCCGAAGTGATGGTTCTCGGCTTCGACGGCGCCGACCCGGGACTGGTCCAGCGTTACATGGACGAGGGACTGCTGCCCCATCTCCAGGCCCTGGCTCGGGAGGGGCACTTCGCTCCCCTGATGCCCACCAACCCGCCCCAGACCCCCGTCTCCTGGGCCGCCTTCTCCACCGGGCTGAATCCGGGCCGGACCGAGATCTTCGACTTCCTCTACAAGAAGAAGAACAGTTACGTGCCGGACTTCGCCCTGGCCACCGCCGGCAAGAAGGTCTTCCTTTTCGGAGAGCGCAACGGCCAGGTCGTCGCGGCGGCGGCGGGAGTGTCGCTGGCGTTGCTGGTGCTCCTGCTGCTCAAGCTCCTGGGCTTGCGGTGGCTGACGGCTTTCGGCGTGGCCCTGGTGGCCGGCGGTGCCGCGGCGGTGCTTGTGGTGGGGCCGGCGACCGCCTGGCTGCCGGTGGAGGTGCCCACGGCCACCAACAACCGTCAGGGCACGCCCTTTTGGACCCTGGCGGCGGCGGCGGGCAAGAAGGTCGGCGTCGTGCGCGTGCCGGTGACCTTTCCCGCGGAAGCACTGCCCGCGGGTTCGACGATGCTCTCCGGGCTGGGTGTGCCGGACATGCGCCGTCGGGTCGGTTCTCCCACGCTCTTCACCTCCGACCTGAGTTTCCGCAACCGGCAGAACCAGTTCAGCCTGGAGTTCAAGGAACTGCCCGCCAGGCGTGGGGTGATGGAGACCAGCCTGATCGGGCCCTTCAACTATCCCTTCCACGTCTTCGTCCTCGAACGGGCCCGCGAGCAGTGGAAGGCCCAGGGCCTGAGCGCCGCTGAGCGCAAGGAGAAGGAGAAGGCCCTGGTGGCCCAGCTCCTGGAAGACGGCCAGCCACGGGAGTTCAACCTGCCCCTGCACCTCGAGGTCGACGATCGCTCGTTGCGCTGGGAGATCAGCGGGCAGAAGGGCGAACTGCACGTGGGGGAGTGGTCCGACTGGGTGATTCTCGATTTTCCCGTCAACTGGGTGATCGACCGGCTGCAGCCCCTGAGGGGTATGGGCCGCTTCAAGCTCGTGGCCCTCGAGCCCGAGCTGCAGCTCTACTTCTCGCCGGTCAATTTCCACCCTTCCTGCCATCCGGTGAACTATTCCTGGCCGCCGGACTGGGCGGAGAAGATGTCGCGCAAGATCGGTCTGTTCAAGACCCAGGGCTGGGCCATCGACACCTGGTCGCCGCCGTCGGGCGTCGGCGGAATCGACCTCTTCGTCGAAGACATGAACTTCACCGTCGACGCCTACGAGCGGATGATGGATGCGGCGCTGGCGGAGGGCGACATCGACGTCTACGTCCAGATCTTCTACTTCACCGACAGGGCGGGGCACATGTTCTGGCAGCAGCTCGATCCCCAGCATCCGCTCTACGATCCGGAATTGGCCGACAAGTACGAGCAGGAGATGCGCAAGGTCTACCAGCGGATGGATCGCCTGGTGGGCAAGGCGCGCCGGGCGGCGGGTGAGGACACCCTCTTTCTCGTGCTCTCGGACCACGGCTTTTCGTCTTTCCGCCGCCAGATCAACATCAATACCTGGCTCTACCAGCACGGCTATCTGGCCCTCTCCGGCCAGGTGGGCACGCGCAACCTCGAGCAGCTCTTCGACAAGCACGTGACCCAGGTCAACGTGCTCTCCGGCATCGACTGGTCCCGCACCCGGGCCTGGGCCATGGGGCTCGGCTCGATCTACATCAACGTGGTGGGCCGCGAACCCCAGGGCATCGTGATGCCCGGCGAGGAATACGACCGGCTGGTGGCCGAACTCAAGGAGGGGCTCGAAGGCGCGGTGGACGAGGCCACGGGACTCAAACCCGTGGCGCGCATCTACACCCGTGACGAGATGTACGAGGGCTACGATCCGGACAAGATCGCCGACCTGCGCATGGCCAACATCCTCGGCTACCGGGTTTCGTGGCAGGATGCCCTGGGCGGCCTGTCGACCCGGGTTTTCGAGGACAACGAGCGGGTGTGGAGCGGGGACCACTGCTCTCTCGACCCCGCCGAGGTGCGGGGGATCCTCTTCGTCAACCGGCAGCTGAAGGTGGAGGATCCGGCGATCATGGACATCGCTCCCTCGATTCTGGCAACCTTGGGGCTCGAGCCCGACGCCCGGCTCGATGGGAGGGTGATCTGGTAG